The following coding sequences are from one Shewanella eurypsychrophilus window:
- a CDS encoding SixA phosphatase family protein has product MRFFLVILAFCLSVPQTSVASDKQRSDQLAAIKTIILVRHAEKAPGATKDPSLSEAGDKRAQALIAKLADQPLSLLLSSPYKRTQETLAPISSARDLEIKVIDTKAGLKEHIKASIAAITSHKGNVLIAGHSNTVPLIISALGGPKIKPITEEQYSNIYYLRLYQSGKVELEQQEYSSL; this is encoded by the coding sequence ATGAGATTTTTTTTAGTTATCTTAGCCTTTTGTCTCAGTGTGCCGCAGACATCTGTAGCCTCTGACAAGCAAAGATCAGATCAATTGGCTGCAATAAAAACCATTATCTTAGTCCGACATGCAGAAAAAGCCCCTGGAGCAACAAAAGATCCAAGCTTAAGTGAGGCTGGAGACAAAAGAGCACAAGCTTTAATAGCCAAATTAGCGGATCAGCCCCTCAGCCTTCTACTTTCTTCTCCCTATAAACGTACACAAGAAACGTTAGCGCCAATAAGTAGCGCTAGAGATCTTGAAATTAAGGTGATTGATACTAAAGCAGGTTTAAAAGAGCACATAAAAGCTAGCATTGCGGCGATTACGTCACATAAAGGCAATGTCCTTATCGCAGGGCATTCCAATACAGTCCCCTTGATTATTTCAGCACTGGGTGGGCCTAAAATTAAGCCAATCACTGAAGAACAATACTCAAATATCTATTACCTGAGGCTCTATCAATCAGGAAAAGTTGAATTAGAGCAACAAGAATATTCCTCCTTATGA
- a CDS encoding DUF5610 domain-containing protein translates to MEVHNHGAEVSTVARNKTDSSDNHGKAVSEVASNKSAFATSKQLMNQAIISAQQDANIKAADEPMILLYRAAIEAINEELAPTMGVNALQTAYDNGIDTSPEATADRIVSFATQFFSLYQEQNSNMEFDDQLSSFMDIIGGAIDQGFNEAKEILTGLQVLEGDIAAGVDQTYSLVLEGLQTFRDSFYEQEPEAE, encoded by the coding sequence ATGGAAGTTCATAACCATGGCGCAGAAGTGTCAACAGTTGCACGCAATAAAACCGATTCATCAGATAATCATGGCAAGGCTGTGTCGGAGGTTGCTAGTAATAAATCAGCCTTTGCGACGAGCAAACAGCTAATGAATCAGGCCATTATATCAGCACAACAAGATGCCAATATTAAGGCTGCTGATGAGCCGATGATCTTATTATATCGAGCCGCAATAGAAGCCATAAACGAAGAGCTCGCGCCAACAATGGGAGTGAATGCACTTCAAACAGCTTATGATAATGGGATAGATACGTCACCAGAAGCTACCGCTGATCGAATTGTTAGTTTTGCAACTCAGTTTTTTAGTCTCTATCAAGAACAAAACTCAAATATGGAATTCGATGATCAACTTAGCTCTTTTATGGACATTATAGGTGGGGCAATCGATCAAGGGTTTAATGAAGCTAAAGAGATATTGACGGGTTTACAAGTATTAGAAGGTGATATTGCTGCTGGTGTCGATCAGACATACTCCTTAGTACTGGAGGGGTTGCAGACATTCAGAGATAGCTTTTATGAGCAAGAACCCGAAGCCGAATAA